DNA from Paraburkholderia sp. BL10I2N1:
ATCTCGTGCAGCGTACGCTCGGTCCGACGAGAAAGGCGTTGCGTGACGCGAAAGTCACACCGGCGGACATCAAAGGTGTTGTGCTGGTTGGCGGGGCGACGCGCATGCCGGTGATTCGCCGCGCGGTCGAGACGTACTTCGGCCAGCTGCCGCTGATCAATCTCGATCCGGATCAGGTTGTCGCGCTCGGCGCGGCGATCCAGGCTGATCTGCTGGCAGGCAACCGCAGTGCGGATGGCGACGACTGGCTGCTGCTCGACGTCATCCCGCTATCGCTTGGCGTCGAGACAATGGGCGGACTCACTGAGAAGATCATCCCGCGGAACTCGACCATTCCGGTCGCCCGCGCGCAGGACTTCACGACATTCAAGGACGGCCAGACGGCGATGGCGATTCACGTCGTCCAGGGTGAGCGTGAGCTGGTGGCCGACTGCCGTTCGCTCGCGCGCTTCGAACTGCGCGGCATTCCGCCGATGGCGGCCGGTGCGGCGCGCATCCGTGTGACCTATCAGGTCGATGCGGATGGTCTGCTGTCGGTGTTCGCGCGCGAGCAGCATTCGGGCGTGGAAGCCTCGGTCGTGGTGAAACCGTCCTACGGTCTCGCTGATGACGACGTGGCGCGCATGCTGGAAGAGAGCTTCACGACGGCCGAAATCGACATGCGCGCCCGCGCGCTGCGCGAGGCGCAGGTCGAGGCGCAGCGTCTCGTCGAGGCGACCGACGCGGCACTCGCGGCCGACGGCGAACTGCTCGACGAAGCCGAACGGGTGCAACTCGACACGCTGTTGACGGCGCTGCGCAACGTCGCCCAAGGCGATGATGTCGACACCGTCGAAGCCGCGACCAAGGCGCTCGCCGAAGGCACCGACGAATTCGCCGCACGCCGCATGAACAAGGGTATCCGGCGCGCGCTCGCGGGCCGCAAGCTCGACGAGATCTGATCCGCTTTATCCCCACGAATCACGTGACGCGTGTCAAAAGGGCGCGTGTCGCCAGTAAAATGACAGGGAGCCCGGCTGCTGCTGGCAGCCGTGCTTCACAGAGAACCGGAAAACGTATGCCTCAAATCGTTGTGCTGCCTCACGTCGAGCTGTGCCCGGAGGGCGCGGTGATCGATGCCGTTCCAGGCAAGAGCATCTGCGACAGCCTGCTCGAACACGGTATCGAGATCGAGCATGCTTGTGAGAAGTCGTGCGCGTGCACGACGTGTCACGTGATCGTACGTGAAGGCTTCAACGCGCTCACGCCGTCGGAAGAAGACGAGGACGATCTGCTGGACAAGGCATGGGGTCTCGAGCCCGAATCGCGCCTGTCGTGCCAGGCCGTGGTTCCCGGCGAGCAGGATCTCGTCGTCGAAATCCCGCGTTACTCGATTAACCACGCGAAGGAAAATCACTAAGAGGAGCGAGCAGCCATGAAATGGACCGACACGCAGGAAATTGCGATGGCCCTGACGGACAAACACCAGGACGTCGACCCGCAAACGGTGCGCTTCACCGATCTGCACCGCTGGGTGATGGAGCTGGAAGGCTTCGATGACGATCCGAACCGGTCGAACGAGAAGATCCTGGAAGCGATCCAGGCAGCCTGGATCGAAGACGCGGATTACTGACCGGTATCGACCGTTCGACAAGGACGGGGCAGCGCAAAAGCAGAAAAGGCGATTCCAGTGGAATCGCCTTTTTTACTTCCGACGACGGCGTACGGAACGCGCGCCCGAAAAGGAAAACATCTCAACCAGCGACGAGCGTGCCGTTCTCGACCCGCACGCGTTGCCCTTGCTGGAATGGCGGCGCCTCGTGATAGGTGAAGTAACGCGTCTTGCCGTTTTCCATGTGTACGCGCACTGAATAGCTGGTCGTGCTGCGCAGATGTTTTTCGACCGAGTTGCCGGCGAGACCGCCGCCAAGCGCGCCGAGCAGAGTCATGGCGGTACGGCCATTACCTGCGCCGAACTGGTTGCCGACTACGCCGCCTGCGACTGCGCCACCAACCGCGCCAATACCCGTCCCGTGGCCCTCAGTCTTGACCGCGGAGATGGCTTCGACCGTACCGCAACTCTGACAGTAGGCCGGCTGTGCCGGGGCCTGCTGGGCGTACTGCGGTTGCGCTTGCGGCTGTTGCGCATACTGCGGTTGCTGGGCCGCTGCGGGGGCACGCGGCGCCTGTTGCGGTTCAGCCTGTTGCTGGACGGGCTGTTGGGCGCTCTGTTGGGCAGGCTGTTGCTGCTGTGCGTAAGTCGCCGGGTTGGCGGGGCTCGCCGAATCGACAACCGGCTGCGAAGCAATCTGGGCTGCCTGTGTCTGATCCGTCTGCGCGTTAGTGCCGCCTGCCTTCGGAAATACGCCCGTCACTGCGGCCGTGGCGGCCAAAGCACCGATGATGACCGCGCCCGCTGCGGTAGCGGCAAGCGGATGAAGGCGGCTTTTTTGCGTGGTTTGTGTGCTGGGATTGTCCATTCAGACCTCCGTCTCGAGCAGAGTTAGCGTTGCCTATTTTCGAGACACAGTGTCCGACAATTCTAAAAACCCAAGGTTTCAATTTGTAACCATTGCCGCGCCCGCCCGGAAACGGCATCGGGCGCAGATCGTGGTCTGGTGCCGCTGGATCTTGAATCTGGGGGAGGAGGGGACAAGGAGGCCGCGAGCAAGTCGTCGTGACCCCTGCAGCTTTTACCGATAGTTACAAACCATCGGACGCGCCCGGCGTTGCGCCGGGCGCGTCGATACGACGGAAGTCTGCGAAACCGATCAGTCTTCGCGGCGCAGATGGGGGAAAAGAATGACGTCGCGAATACTCGGGCTGTTGGTGAGCAGCATCACGAGACGATCGATACCGATCCCGCAGCCGCCCGTCGGAGGCATGCCGTATTCCAGCGCGCGAATGTAGTCGGCGTCGTAGAACATGGCTTCTTCGTCGCCGGCATCCTTCTGCTCGACCTGCTTCCTGAAGCGCGCGGCCTGATCTTCTGGATCGTTCAGTTCCGAGAAGCCATTGGCGATTTCTCGGCCTGTGATGAACAGTTCAAAGCGCTCGGTGATGCCCGCGACCTTGTCCGATTCGCGCGCAAGCGGTGACACTTCGATCGGGTAGTCGACGATGAAAGTCGGCTCCCACAGCTGTGATTCGGCGGTCTCTTCGAAGAGCGCCAGCTGCAGCGCGCCAACACCTGCATTCAGGAACTGCGGCTGCGACGCATCGACGCCAAACTTCTTCAGTTCGGTGCGCAGGAAGGCGCTGTCGTTGAGTTGCGCGTCGGTGTATTGCGGCGCGTACTTCTGGATGGCCTGGTTGATCGTCAGACGATGGAACGGCTTGCCCAGATCGAGTTCACGGCCCTGATAGGTGAGCGCAGTCGTACCGATTGCGTCGATCGCGGCCTGACGGATCAGTTGCTCGTTGAAATCCATCAGCCACGTGTAATCGGTGTACGCGGCGTAGAACTCCATCATCGTGAATTCTGGATTGTGACGCGGCGAAACGCCTTCGTTACGGAAGTTCCGGTTGATCTCGAACACGCGCTCGAAGCCGCCGACAATCAGCCGCTTCAGATAGAGCTCAGGCGCGATACGCAGGAACATCTGCATATCCAACGCGTTGTGGTGAGTGGCGAACGGTTTGGCCGCCGCGCCGCCCGGGATCGGGTGCAGCATCGGCGTTTCGACTTCCATGAAGTTCGCGCCCGACATGAAATTGCGGATCGACGAAACGACCTTCGTGCGCGCGGCGAAGGTCTTGCGGGCTTCCGGCGTGACGATCAGGTCGACATAGCGCTGACGGTAGCGCATTTCCTGGTCGGCGAGGCCGTGGAACTTGTCGGGCAGCGGACGCAGCGCCTTCGACAGCAGACGCAGTTCCGTACAACGCACCGACAACTCGCCCTTGTTCGTGCGAAACAGCACGCCCCGCGCGGCGACGATGTCGCCGAGGTCCCACTTCTTGAAACCTTCGTAAGTCTGTTCGCCGACGTCAGCCGGCGTGATGAAGAACTGGATCTGGCCCGAGCCGTCCTTCACGGTTGCGAAGCTGGCCTTGCCCATCACGCGCTTGAGCATCATCCGGCCGGCGAGGGCAACCTGAAGCGGCTTCGCTTCGAGCGTTTCCTTGTCGGTTTCGGCGTACTCCGATTGCAGGTCGGCGGCGTGGTGGGTCGGACGGAAGTCGTTCGGGTAGGCGACGCCCTGTTCGCGCAGCGCGCGAAGTTTTTCGCGGCGCTCGGCGATGATCTGGTTGTCGTCCTCAGGAACGGCGTTCGTCTGGGTCGGTTCGGTCATGATGGTTCGGTATTCGGAGTGGCTTGGGTAGTGCTGACGATGCTGAAGCTCGATGATGATCGCGCCTGGCGTCCGACGCGGCGGCATGAAGGAGCCGCCGCACCGGACGCACCGGAGAAGCGAAGCGCGGCGCGGCGGCACAGCCGTGCCGCGCCAAAGCGGCTTACACGCCCTGTTTCAGGCTCGCGCTAATGAACGGATCGAGGTCGCCGTCGAGCACGCTCTTGGTATTGCTGATTTCGACGTTGGTGCGCAGATCCTTGATACGGCTGTTGTCGAGCACGTACGAGCGGATCTGGTGGCCCCAGCCCACATCGGTCTTGCCCGCTTCGAGCTTGTCCTGCTCGGCCTGACGCTTGCGGATTTCCGCTTCGTACAGGCGCGACTTCAGCATCGCCATGGCTTCGGCGCGATTGCGGTGCTGCGAACGGTCGTTCTGGCACTGCACGACGATGCCCGACGGCATGTGCGTAATCCGCACCGCGGAATCGGTCTTGTTGATGTGCTGACCGCCTGCGCCCGACGCGCGGTAGGTGTCGATACGCAGATCGGCCGGATTGATGTCGACTTCGATCGAATCGTCAATTTCCGGATACACGAACACCGACGAAAACGAAGTATGGCGGCCGCCCGACGAATCGAACGGGGACTTGCGCACGAGGCGGTGCACACCGGTTTCGGTGCGCAGAAAGCCGTACGCGTATTCGCCTTCGATCTTGATCGTCGCGTTCTTGATGCCGGCGACGTCCCCTTCGGATTCTTCGAGCACTTCTGTCTTGAAGCCCTTGCGCTCGCAGTAGCGCAGGTACTGGCGCAGCAGCATCGCGGCCCAGTCGCACGCTTCGGTGCCGCCGGCGCCCGCCTGGATGTCGAGGAACGCGTTGTTCGGGTCGGCCGGGTTCGAGAACATCCGGCGGAATTCCATATCGGCCACGCGCTGTTCGAGACCGGCGGCATCGGCTTCGCAGGCGAGGAGCGTGTCTTCGTCTTGTTCCTCGCGGGCCATTTCGAAGAGATCCTGCGTGTCGCGCAGGTCGGTGTCGAGCGAGGTCAGTTTGCCGACGACGTCGTCGAGCAGCTTCTTCTCCCGGCCGAGGGCCTGGGCGTGCTTCGAGTCGTTCCAGACGTTGGGGTCTTCGAGTTCCTGATTGACTTCGATCAGACGCACTGACTTGGCGTCGTAGTCAAAGATACCCCCGTAGCTCGCCCGCGCGACGGCGCAGGTCTGCCAGAGAGGCTTCGATCGCGTTGAGACGTTCCGCTTCCATGTCGATCTTTTGTGGCTTCGTAAAAAGCTGAAATTATAGCCGATCGGCGCCCGCAGCCGGACGCCAATCCGGGAGCCGGCGCGTGTTTCCGGCTTTCAATGTGGCCGCCGCCGGGGCGTGGAGAGCCCCGGCGCGGCCTCAACCCGCCGCGTGCTCGACGATCAGCTGGACGCGCGACACGCCGTTCCACGTATCGCGCGAAAGCCGGTAGGCGACGGTCGTGCGGGCGGGTAGTGGGTCGGTATGGTTGAACCAGATCGCGTTGAAGCGCTGGCGCCCGCGCGCCAGTTGCAGCTTCAGGTGTTTGTCTTTAACGAGCGCCTGCGACGCGATGTCGAATTCGCCCGAGAACAACGGCGCCGGGAATCCCTGGCCCCAGACCGCTGCGTCGAGCATCTCGACAAACTGGGGCGTGAAATATGCGTCCTCCAGATCGCCATCCGTCTCGATCACGCGAGCGAGCGCATTTTCGTTCAGCCACTCCCGGCCGACCGCTTCGAATGCCGCGGTGAAGCGGGGCACGTCGGTCGTCGCGAGGGTCAGGCCGGCCGCCATCGCGTGGCCGCCGAACTTGACGATCAGGCCCGGCTCGCGCTTCGAGATCAGGTCGAGCGCATCGCGTAGGTGGAAGCCCGGGATCGAGCGCCCTGAACCCTTGACGAGTGTGCCGCCCCCGTCAGCGAGCGCGAAGGTGAAGGACGGCCGGTGAAACTTTTCCTTCAGCCGCCCTGCGACGATGCCGATCACGCCCTGGTGCCAGCTTTCGTTGAAGAGCGTGATGGTGGTCGCACCCTCCGGGTCGATTGCGGACAGGTCGGCGAGCGCCTGTTGCTGCATGCCGGCTTCAATCTCGCGCCGCTCGCGATTCATCGCATCGAGTTGCTGGGCGAGTTCCCATGCGCGGCCGATGTCGTCGGTGGTCAGGCATTCGATGCCCAGCGACATGTCCGACAGCCGTCCCGCTGCATTCAGGCGAGGCCCGAGCCCGAAGCCTAGATCGAAGCCGGACGCACTGCGCGCATCGCGCGCGGCCGCACGAAAGAGCGCGGCGATGCCGGGCTGCATCCGGCCGTTGCGAATGCGCTGCAAACCCTGTGCGACGAGCACGCGATTGTTGCCGTCGAGCTTCACGACGTCGGCGACCGTGCCGAGCGCCACGAGGTCGAGCAGGCCATCCAGACGCGGTTCGGGACGCGCGTCTCCGAACGCGCCACGACGGCGCAACTCGGCGCGCAGTGCGAGCAGTACGTAGAACATCACGCCGACGCCCGCGATGCATTTACTCGGAAACGTACAGCCTGGCTGGTTCGGATTCACGATCGCGCGGGCAGCCGGCAGGTCGTCGCCGGGCAGGTGGTGATCGGTGACGAGCACGTTGATGCCGAGCGCGTTCGCCGCTTCGACGCCGTCGACGCTGGCGATGCCGTTATCGACGGTGATCAGCAGATGCGGTTTGCGCTGCGCAGCAAGCGCGACGATCTCGGGGGTGAGTCCGTAGCCGTATTCGAAGCGGTTGGGCACCAGATAGTCGATCTGCGCGCCGAACATCCGCAGTCCACGCACGGCGACCGCGCAGGCGGTCGCGCCGTCGCAGTCGTAGTCGGCGACGACGAGCATACGCCGCTTGCCCTCGATCGAATCCGCCAGCAGCACGGCTGCGTCTTCACAGCCTTTCAGCTCGACGGGTGGCACGAGGCGTGCAAGGCCGGTCTCGATCTCGTCGGGCATGCATACGCCGCGCGACGCATAGAGGCGCGCGAGGACGGGATGCAGGCCGTGGCGGATCAGCGCTTCTGCATCGGCAGGGGAACAGGCGCGCGTAACAATTCGAGTCATGCAGTCAGGCCGGAAAAAATAGGTTGGATCATTCGATGAAGAGGGACGCGAACACGCGCCTTCGCCAGAACTTGCGCAGATCGTTGCGCGTGACGCTGAGCGTCACCGAGCCGGTGTCGCCACACAGCATCAGGCCAAGCTCGCCGATGCGGCCGGCCTCTAGCGCCGTGAGGGCCGGGGCGAGCCAGTCCGCTTCCAGCGTGGCGAACGCGTCGTTCCAGCGCGCCCAGTCCTGTTCGACATAAGGCGCCGAAAACGGATCGAGTTCGACCAGTGTCACGCCAGCCGTTGCCGTGGGGGCGAACGCCGCGAACGATGCGGGCGGCGAGCCGGACCCGGTCTGCGCGGCAAGCGCGAGTCCGCGCGTGGCAGGTGCGTCGGACAGGACCTGCGCAAACGGACTCCTGACCGGCAGGGCGACGCCTTGCGCGTGAAACCAGATCGAATTGACGGCCGGCAGACCGCGAGATTCACGCGCCTCGTTGACCGGGTGCTCGAACCACGCCATCTGCACTTCGTTCTGCAGCTTCATCCATGCGCGCGAGCGCTCGCCGGTATGCGCCTCATGCGGCAGCCAGATTTCGATGTTGCGGCCGCTCGCGCGCAGCGGCGAAGCGCCCGCGAGCGAGCCGAACGCATCGCTCGACAGATACCAGCGCGTCGGTTTCGGTGCTTCGATGCGTACGCCGAGTTCCTCGATCAGCGGGCGCGCGACGGCGAGCAGCGTGGCCGCCTCGTCGTCCTCCAGATCGAGCGCGGCCGGGTCGATGAGCACCAGGTGATCGTGCGCAATGCGCACATGGACCGGCTGGATGCACGCCCATGTGGCATCGCCCGGCTCGCCGCCGTCGGCCAGCAGCATGTAGGGTGCGAGTGGCGCTTCGTCGGCGGCTGGCTGGGTCGGCGAAATGGCCCCGAATTGCCGCGCGACCCAGCGTTCGTGCGGCAGCGTGCGCTGGAAATCCTCGCCGATCACACGTTCGACGAGCGTGCCGCGGGCAACCAGTCGATCGAGGGCGGGGGTGGCGAGGTTGTGCAGGGCGGTGGCGGCGTCGGCGGCTGATGGCAGCGCGAACGGCAACAGGAGATGGAGGCGGGTGGCGAGCATGATGCTGCGCATTGTATGGCAACAATCAACTGCAACGCGCGATGCGACGACCTTGGGGGCTTCTGGCGGGCATGTGTTCTGCTGTCCGCACAGCCAGAGGGTGAAGAGCGCGTTGTGTGACAGCGTGGGCACCGGCAGGATGGAAGGGCGCAGGAGGGCGATCAGGATGAAAACGTCGTCCCCGAACTCCGGCCGAGGCGGCGCACCGAGATGCGGGTCGCCTGTCTTTGGTCGCATAGAAACTCGCCTCGCGAGCCTGACCCGTTGTTATTTGCAGCGATCACCGACGAACTGCCGCTGGGGCGGCGGCAGCTTGCCACGCCATGACCGCTGAATCGTCCCGGTCAAGCCTGGAAATATCGTCACGGACCTGACAGCGCAGTACGCCTTTCTTGACGATCGCAACTCGCCGTACCAGGAACGCTGGATCGGATCGGTACTTGAGTAATCCCGGGAGCTGAGGTGTTTGGGCTGGAGAATATGTAGAGCGGATGGCCGCAAATCCGCCCCAAACCGTTGCTTCGGCTTAGAGGAGCGCCATTGCCAGCATGATCGCGAGCGATGCCATCATGAGGGCAAAATGAGCGTAGCGGATGGTGTTGTAGGGATCTTCCATTTGTAACGGAGTGTAACATAGACTGACGCATGGTAGCGTCGACCGCGTCTGCAGGCAAAGTCAACAATTGCAAAGTCGAGGCTGCCCTCCTCGAGAACTCCGCTCCCCACGTGTCGAGGCGGCTCCGAAGCACAGTTTCAACTGCCCGGAAGGTAAAGGACGAAGCCATGAGGACGACGACCCACAACGTCAGCATCACTCACGCCGAAGGCGTTCCCCA
Protein-coding regions in this window:
- the hscA gene encoding Fe-S protein assembly chaperone HscA gives rise to the protein MALLQISEPGMAPAPHQRRLAVGIDLGTTNSLVAAVRSGVPDVLPDEDGHVLLPSVVRYLEKGGRRIGRTAKDEAATDPRNTIVSVKRFMGRGKSEVEGAENAPYDFVDAPGMVQIRTVDGVKSPVEVSAEILATLRQRAEDTLGDELVGAVITVPAYFDEAQRQATKDAARLAGLNVLRLLNEPTAAAIAYGLDNGSEGLYAVYDLGGGTFDLSILKLTKGVFEVLAAGGDSALGGDDFDHALYRHVLAQAGIAPQTLAPEDVRFLLDNVRVLKEALSAAPQAKLTVSLSNGTALDLTVDEATFEGITKDLVQRTLGPTRKALRDAKVTPADIKGVVLVGGATRMPVIRRAVETYFGQLPLINLDPDQVVALGAAIQADLLAGNRSADGDDWLLLDVIPLSLGVETMGGLTEKIIPRNSTIPVARAQDFTTFKDGQTAMAIHVVQGERELVADCRSLARFELRGIPPMAAGAARIRVTYQVDADGLLSVFAREQHSGVEASVVVKPSYGLADDDVARMLEESFTTAEIDMRARALREAQVEAQRLVEATDAALAADGELLDEAERVQLDTLLTALRNVAQGDDVDTVEAATKALAEGTDEFAARRMNKGIRRALAGRKLDEI
- the fdx gene encoding ISC system 2Fe-2S type ferredoxin, with product MPQIVVLPHVELCPEGAVIDAVPGKSICDSLLEHGIEIEHACEKSCACTTCHVIVREGFNALTPSEEDEDDLLDKAWGLEPESRLSCQAVVPGEQDLVVEIPRYSINHAKENH
- the iscX gene encoding Fe-S cluster assembly protein IscX; amino-acid sequence: MKWTDTQEIAMALTDKHQDVDPQTVRFTDLHRWVMELEGFDDDPNRSNEKILEAIQAAWIEDADY
- a CDS encoding glycine zipper 2TM domain-containing protein, whose translation is MDNPSTQTTQKSRLHPLAATAAGAVIIGALAATAAVTGVFPKAGGTNAQTDQTQAAQIASQPVVDSASPANPATYAQQQQPAQQSAQQPVQQQAEPQQAPRAPAAAQQPQYAQQPQAQPQYAQQAPAQPAYCQSCGTVEAISAVKTEGHGTGIGAVGGAVAGGVVGNQFGAGNGRTAMTLLGALGGGLAGNSVEKHLRSTTSYSVRVHMENGKTRYFTYHEAPPFQQGQRVRVENGTLVAG
- the lysS gene encoding lysine--tRNA ligase produces the protein MTEPTQTNAVPEDDNQIIAERREKLRALREQGVAYPNDFRPTHHAADLQSEYAETDKETLEAKPLQVALAGRMMLKRVMGKASFATVKDGSGQIQFFITPADVGEQTYEGFKKWDLGDIVAARGVLFRTNKGELSVRCTELRLLSKALRPLPDKFHGLADQEMRYRQRYVDLIVTPEARKTFAARTKVVSSIRNFMSGANFMEVETPMLHPIPGGAAAKPFATHHNALDMQMFLRIAPELYLKRLIVGGFERVFEINRNFRNEGVSPRHNPEFTMMEFYAAYTDYTWLMDFNEQLIRQAAIDAIGTTALTYQGRELDLGKPFHRLTINQAIQKYAPQYTDAQLNDSAFLRTELKKFGVDASQPQFLNAGVGALQLALFEETAESQLWEPTFIVDYPIEVSPLARESDKVAGITERFELFITGREIANGFSELNDPEDQAARFRKQVEQKDAGDEEAMFYDADYIRALEYGMPPTGGCGIGIDRLVMLLTNSPSIRDVILFPHLRRED
- the prfB gene encoding peptide chain release factor 2 (programmed frameshift) yields the protein MEAERLNAIEASLADLRRRAGELRGYLDYDAKSVRLIEVNQELEDPNVWNDSKHAQALGREKKLLDDVVGKLTSLDTDLRDTQDLFEMAREEQDEDTLLACEADAAGLEQRVADMEFRRMFSNPADPNNAFLDIQAGAGGTEACDWAAMLLRQYLRYCERKGFKTEVLEESEGDVAGIKNATIKIEGEYAYGFLRTETGVHRLVRKSPFDSSGGRHTSFSSVFVYPEIDDSIEVDINPADLRIDTYRASGAGGQHINKTDSAVRITHMPSGIVVQCQNDRSQHRNRAEAMAMLKSRLYEAEIRKRQAEQDKLEAGKTDVGWGHQIRSYVLDNSRIKDLRTNVEISNTKSVLDGDLDPFISASLKQGV
- the recJ gene encoding single-stranded-DNA-specific exonuclease RecJ; translation: MTRIVTRACSPADAEALIRHGLHPVLARLYASRGVCMPDEIETGLARLVPPVELKGCEDAAVLLADSIEGKRRMLVVADYDCDGATACAVAVRGLRMFGAQIDYLVPNRFEYGYGLTPEIVALAAQRKPHLLITVDNGIASVDGVEAANALGINVLVTDHHLPGDDLPAARAIVNPNQPGCTFPSKCIAGVGVMFYVLLALRAELRRRGAFGDARPEPRLDGLLDLVALGTVADVVKLDGNNRVLVAQGLQRIRNGRMQPGIAALFRAAARDARSASGFDLGFGLGPRLNAAGRLSDMSLGIECLTTDDIGRAWELAQQLDAMNRERREIEAGMQQQALADLSAIDPEGATTITLFNESWHQGVIGIVAGRLKEKFHRPSFTFALADGGGTLVKGSGRSIPGFHLRDALDLISKREPGLIVKFGGHAMAAGLTLATTDVPRFTAAFEAVGREWLNENALARVIETDGDLEDAYFTPQFVEMLDAAVWGQGFPAPLFSGEFDIASQALVKDKHLKLQLARGRQRFNAIWFNHTDPLPARTTVAYRLSRDTWNGVSRVQLIVEHAAG
- a CDS encoding regulator, which produces MRSIMLATRLHLLLPFALPSAADAATALHNLATPALDRLVARGTLVERVIGEDFQRTLPHERWVARQFGAISPTQPAADEAPLAPYMLLADGGEPGDATWACIQPVHVRIAHDHLVLIDPAALDLEDDEAATLLAVARPLIEELGVRIEAPKPTRWYLSSDAFGSLAGASPLRASGRNIEIWLPHEAHTGERSRAWMKLQNEVQMAWFEHPVNEARESRGLPAVNSIWFHAQGVALPVRSPFAQVLSDAPATRGLALAAQTGSGSPPASFAAFAPTATAGVTLVELDPFSAPYVEQDWARWNDAFATLEADWLAPALTALEAGRIGELGLMLCGDTGSVTLSVTRNDLRKFWRRRVFASLFIE